In the genome of Gadus morhua chromosome 12, gadMor3.0, whole genome shotgun sequence, one region contains:
- the LOC115555977 gene encoding GTP-binding protein REM 2 isoform X1 yields MPKDVPIENTDLREAPIKCDSMTLVSAPNVRRGSTPLPIKHQLRREEAVHEDCDWMLAGATSSPPPINFSPAPDESLMGALDCRADGPLRIALLGQNGVGKTSLAIAFAGEMDRTASVDSDGEGYVRTITVDEEDSTIIIYDNWRQDLSGLQCEVCVLVFSVTDRRSFHRTAQLRLLLRETQPHTPIILVGNKSDLVRSREVSAQEAVTSAALFQCLYLEISASLDHRTPELLECAVRLARGQAPWPPGTSAEDMIGGGQRESITSRAKRFLTNLVPRYPRDREREGGRFFRQKSRSCHDLGAL; encoded by the exons ATGCCGAAAGATGTGCCCATAGAGAACACCGACCTCAGGGAAGCACCGATTAAG TGTGACAGCATGACCCTGGTCAGTGCGCCCAACGTCCGCAGAGGAAGTACCCCCTTGCCCATTAAGCACCAGCTGCGGCGTGAAGAGGCGGTGCATGAAGACTGTGACTGGATGCTAGCGGGGGCCACAtcctcccccccgcccatcAACTTCAGCCCTGCCCCGGATGAATCCCTGATGGGAGCGTTGGACTGCCGAGCCGACGGCCCGCTGAGGATTGCCCTGCTCGGCCAGAACGGGGTGGGGAAGACCTCACTGGCCATCGCCTTTGCTGGAGAGATGGACAGGACGGCATCTGTGGATTCTGATG GGGAGGGCTATGTGCGAACCATCACCGTAGATGAGGAGGACAGCACCATCATTATCTATGACAACTGGAGGCAG GACCTGTCAGGTCTTCAGTGCgaggtgtgtgttctggtctTCTCTGTGACCGACCGGAGGAGTTTTCACCGCACCGCTCAGCTCCGGCTCCTCTTGAGAGAGACTCAGCCTCATACTCCCATAATCCTTGTGGGAAACAAGAGCGATCTCGTCCGCTCTCGTGAGGTCAGCGCCCAGG AGGCCGTGACGAGCGCAGCCCTATTCCAGTGTCTGTATCTGGAGATATCTGCCTCACTGGACCACAGAACCCCCGAACTCCTGGAGTGCGCCGTGAGGCTCGCCAGGGGTCAGGCTCCGTGGCCCCCGGGCACCAGTGCCGAGGACATGATCGGAGGGGGCCAGCGTGAGAGCATAACATCTCGCGCAAAGCGCTTCCTGACTAACCTGGTGCCTAGGTACCCCCGGGATCGTGAGCGCGAGGGCGGGAGGTTCTTCAGGCAGAAGTCCCGGTCTTGCCATGACCTTGGGGCTCTGTGA
- the LOC115555977 gene encoding GTP-binding protein REM 2 isoform X2: MTLVSAPNVRRGSTPLPIKHQLRREEAVHEDCDWMLAGATSSPPPINFSPAPDESLMGALDCRADGPLRIALLGQNGVGKTSLAIAFAGEMDRTASVDSDGEGYVRTITVDEEDSTIIIYDNWRQDLSGLQCEVCVLVFSVTDRRSFHRTAQLRLLLRETQPHTPIILVGNKSDLVRSREVSAQEAVTSAALFQCLYLEISASLDHRTPELLECAVRLARGQAPWPPGTSAEDMIGGGQRESITSRAKRFLTNLVPRYPRDREREGGRFFRQKSRSCHDLGAL; this comes from the exons ATGACCCTGGTCAGTGCGCCCAACGTCCGCAGAGGAAGTACCCCCTTGCCCATTAAGCACCAGCTGCGGCGTGAAGAGGCGGTGCATGAAGACTGTGACTGGATGCTAGCGGGGGCCACAtcctcccccccgcccatcAACTTCAGCCCTGCCCCGGATGAATCCCTGATGGGAGCGTTGGACTGCCGAGCCGACGGCCCGCTGAGGATTGCCCTGCTCGGCCAGAACGGGGTGGGGAAGACCTCACTGGCCATCGCCTTTGCTGGAGAGATGGACAGGACGGCATCTGTGGATTCTGATG GGGAGGGCTATGTGCGAACCATCACCGTAGATGAGGAGGACAGCACCATCATTATCTATGACAACTGGAGGCAG GACCTGTCAGGTCTTCAGTGCgaggtgtgtgttctggtctTCTCTGTGACCGACCGGAGGAGTTTTCACCGCACCGCTCAGCTCCGGCTCCTCTTGAGAGAGACTCAGCCTCATACTCCCATAATCCTTGTGGGAAACAAGAGCGATCTCGTCCGCTCTCGTGAGGTCAGCGCCCAGG AGGCCGTGACGAGCGCAGCCCTATTCCAGTGTCTGTATCTGGAGATATCTGCCTCACTGGACCACAGAACCCCCGAACTCCTGGAGTGCGCCGTGAGGCTCGCCAGGGGTCAGGCTCCGTGGCCCCCGGGCACCAGTGCCGAGGACATGATCGGAGGGGGCCAGCGTGAGAGCATAACATCTCGCGCAAAGCGCTTCCTGACTAACCTGGTGCCTAGGTACCCCCGGGATCGTGAGCGCGAGGGCGGGAGGTTCTTCAGGCAGAAGTCCCGGTCTTGCCATGACCTTGGGGCTCTGTGA